In one Deltaproteobacteria bacterium HGW-Deltaproteobacteria-4 genomic region, the following are encoded:
- a CDS encoding ATP-dependent Clp protease ATP-binding subunit ClpX — protein MSQKSDHSGQLICSFCGKEQNDVRKLIAGPSVFICNECIELCKDIMDDESESHSAEASSDLPRPVEIKETLDEYVIGQERAKKTLAVAVYNHYKRVNYLRSGGDVEVQKSNILLLGPTGSGKTLLAQTLAKVLNVPFAITDATTLTEAGYVGEDVENIILNLLQAADWDIEKAQRGIIYIDEVDKIARKTDSPSITRDVSGEGVQQALLKIIEGTLANIPPKGGRKHPQQEFLKIDTTNILFICGGAFSGLDSIVSQRIGTKSMGFGAITKQRHNLSTGEAIAQVEPGDLLKFGLIPEFVGRLPVIATLNELDEESLISILKEPKNALVKQYQKLFELDNINLKFTDGALIAVAQQALKRKTGARGLRSVLENAMLDVMYEIPSLDRVREVVINEDAILGVARPLVLQDCAESA, from the coding sequence GTGAGCCAAAAAAGTGATCATTCCGGGCAGTTAATCTGTTCCTTCTGCGGCAAAGAGCAGAATGATGTTCGCAAATTGATTGCAGGTCCTTCCGTCTTTATCTGCAATGAATGTATCGAACTGTGCAAAGATATCATGGATGATGAATCCGAGTCGCACAGTGCCGAAGCCTCGTCTGATTTGCCCCGCCCCGTCGAAATTAAAGAGACTCTTGACGAATATGTCATCGGTCAGGAGCGCGCTAAAAAGACCTTGGCGGTTGCGGTCTACAATCACTACAAGCGGGTGAATTACCTCCGCAGTGGCGGCGATGTTGAAGTACAGAAGAGCAATATCCTCCTCCTCGGCCCGACCGGCAGTGGCAAGACCCTCCTCGCCCAGACCCTCGCCAAGGTGCTCAATGTCCCCTTTGCCATCACTGACGCCACCACTTTGACCGAAGCGGGTTATGTTGGCGAGGATGTTGAAAATATTATCCTCAACCTCCTCCAGGCTGCCGACTGGGATATCGAAAAAGCGCAGCGCGGCATCATCTATATTGACGAAGTCGACAAGATTGCCCGCAAAACCGACTCACCCTCGATCACGCGTGACGTGTCTGGCGAAGGAGTGCAACAAGCCCTGCTCAAGATTATCGAAGGGACCCTCGCCAATATTCCTCCCAAAGGGGGAAGGAAACACCCGCAGCAGGAATTCCTCAAGATCGACACGACGAATATTCTCTTTATCTGTGGCGGCGCCTTCTCCGGTCTCGACAGCATCGTCTCCCAGCGCATCGGCACCAAGTCGATGGGCTTCGGGGCGATAACCAAGCAGCGCCACAATCTGTCGACTGGCGAAGCCATTGCACAGGTCGAACCAGGTGATCTTCTCAAATTCGGCCTCATTCCTGAATTTGTCGGCCGCCTGCCGGTCATCGCCACCCTGAACGAACTCGACGAAGAATCCTTGATCTCTATTCTCAAGGAGCCGAAGAATGCCTTGGTCAAACAGTATCAAAAGCTCTTTGAACTCGACAATATTAACCTCAAATTCACTGATGGCGCCCTGATTGCGGTCGCACAGCAAGCACTGAAACGGAAAACCGGCGCCCGTGGTCTCCGTTCCGTCCTCGAAAATGCCATGCTTGACGTCATGTATGAAATTCCCTCCCTTGATCGCGTCCGCGAGGTCGTCATCAACGAGGACGCAATTTTGGGTGTCGCGCGACCACTGGTTCTTCAGGACTGCGCTGAATCGGCCTGA